In Amycolatopsis sp. EV170708-02-1, the following are encoded in one genomic region:
- a CDS encoding DivIVA domain-containing protein, which yields MPVTAFEARTRQFDRAPIGARGYHEPAVDAFLERVAATLDGDDDLSVSDVHNVAFAKAPLSKRGYDPAAVDAFLRDVEGTLAGLSQSSGYYIAPALEHTHNRKPLWRRR from the coding sequence GTGCCCGTCACCGCGTTCGAGGCAAGAACCCGGCAGTTCGACAGGGCGCCGATCGGCGCCCGTGGCTACCACGAACCCGCGGTGGACGCCTTCCTGGAACGGGTCGCGGCGACTCTCGACGGGGACGACGACCTGTCGGTTTCGGACGTCCACAACGTGGCGTTCGCCAAAGCGCCCCTCTCGAAACGAGGCTATGACCCGGCAGCCGTCGACGCGTTCTTGCGAGACGTCGAGGGCACGCTGGCCGGGTTGTCCCAGTCCTCCGGCTACTACATAGCGCCTGCCCTGGAACACACCCATAACCGCAAGCCACTGTGGCGACGCCGCTGA
- a CDS encoding DivIVA domain-containing protein, whose translation MSFTAEDIAGATFPNAPIGRRGYAKHEVDAFLERIADTLSDRDDLTAAEVHHVMFSRPLIGKRGYDEREVDDFLDKVEEQLAQRTGQHALHVPGAREEDEATAGRAVPDRGPVESLPER comes from the coding sequence ATGTCGTTTACGGCCGAAGACATCGCCGGCGCCACATTCCCGAACGCCCCGATCGGGCGCCGCGGGTACGCCAAACACGAGGTCGACGCGTTCCTGGAACGGATCGCCGACACGCTCTCGGATCGGGACGACCTGACGGCCGCCGAGGTCCACCACGTCATGTTCTCGCGTCCGTTGATCGGGAAGCGCGGCTACGACGAACGGGAAGTCGACGATTTCCTCGACAAGGTCGAGGAGCAACTCGCCCAGCGGACCGGCCAGCACGCACTCCATGTGCCCGGCGCCCGCGAGGAGGACGAGGCCACCGCCGGACGCGCCGTTCCGGACCGCGGCCCCGTCGAGTCCCTGCCGGAGCGCTAG
- the pth gene encoding aminoacyl-tRNA hydrolase, with translation MTEAVLPGAGEQILLAGLGNPGPQYAGNRHNVGFMVLDELAGRVGGKFKAHKSGAEILEGRLAGRRVVLVKPRSYMNLSGGPVVGAARFYKIPPAGVVVVHDELDVDFGALKMKLGGGDNGHNGLRSITKSLGTKDYYRVRFGVGRPPGRQDPADFVLKDFSTVERKELAFEIDRCADAVEALISTGLAAAQNTFHAG, from the coding sequence GTGACCGAAGCAGTACTTCCCGGGGCCGGCGAGCAGATCCTGCTCGCCGGCCTCGGCAATCCCGGCCCCCAGTACGCGGGCAACAGGCACAACGTCGGCTTCATGGTGCTCGACGAACTGGCCGGCCGCGTCGGCGGCAAGTTCAAAGCCCACAAGAGCGGCGCCGAAATCCTCGAAGGCAGGCTGGCTGGCCGGCGCGTGGTCCTGGTCAAGCCGCGTTCGTACATGAACCTCTCGGGCGGCCCGGTCGTGGGCGCGGCCCGGTTCTACAAGATCCCCCCGGCCGGTGTCGTGGTCGTCCACGACGAGCTGGACGTCGACTTCGGCGCGCTCAAGATGAAGCTGGGCGGCGGCGACAACGGCCACAACGGTCTCCGCTCGATCACCAAGTCCCTGGGCACGAAGGACTACTACCGTGTCCGTTTCGGCGTCGGCCGACCTCCAGGACGGCAGGATCCGGCCGATTTCGTGCTGAAGGACTTCTCGACGGTCGAACGCAAAGAGCTCGCTTTCGAGATCGATCGTTGCGCCGACGCCGTTGAAGCGCTTATCAGCACCGGGCTCGCGGCGGCCCAGAACACCTTCCACGCTGGGTGA
- a CDS encoding 50S ribosomal protein L25/general stress protein Ctc: MSEVSLSVEPRTEFGKGAARRTRRAGKIPAVLYGHGSDPRHYALPALEFARVVRENGSNAVITLELEGKSELALTKTIVVHPLKNYIEHVDLLVVRRGEKVTVDVPVVVTGTAGPGTLVTTDLDTLQIEVEALHIPEQVELSVEGVEAGTQILASQVTLPQGATLVTDPEALVVAVNEAPSESSLEGEEAEAAETPAEDAE; the protein is encoded by the coding sequence GTGTCCGAGGTAAGCCTGTCCGTCGAGCCCCGCACCGAATTCGGCAAGGGTGCCGCGCGTCGCACGCGTCGTGCCGGCAAGATCCCCGCGGTGCTGTACGGGCACGGCTCGGACCCGCGCCACTACGCCCTGCCCGCCCTCGAGTTCGCCCGCGTCGTGCGTGAGAACGGCAGCAACGCCGTCATCACCCTCGAGCTCGAAGGCAAGAGCGAGCTGGCGCTGACGAAGACCATCGTCGTCCACCCGCTGAAGAACTACATCGAGCACGTCGACCTGCTGGTCGTCCGCCGCGGCGAGAAGGTCACCGTCGACGTCCCGGTCGTCGTCACCGGCACCGCGGGCCCGGGCACCCTGGTCACCACCGACCTCGACACCCTTCAGATCGAGGTCGAGGCGCTGCACATCCCCGAGCAGGTCGAGCTCTCGGTCGAGGGCGTCGAAGCCGGCACCCAGATCCTCGCCTCGCAGGTCACCCTGCCGCAGGGCGCCACCCTGGTCACCGACCCCGAGGCGCTGGTCGTCGCCGTGAACGAGGCGCCGTCCGAGTCCTCGCTCGAGGGCGAAGAGGCCGAGGCTGCGGAGACCCCCGCCGAGGACGCCGAATAA